In a genomic window of Melitaea cinxia chromosome 27, ilMelCinx1.1, whole genome shotgun sequence:
- the LOC123666722 gene encoding uncharacterized protein LOC123666722, with translation MPKVVKSVKRQTILQVYAFCEKEKTENKLIIPLQQVRARVAAMTDVSESTVTRILRQERESSSVSGVPGPSKVTTPGKTRPNRDKKIKIDDFDASAIRQKIMSFYAVRKEIPTLNKLLVELREEINFEGGRTTLWKILKQLGYKYKKCQSKRKMLVERTDIATWRFNYLSEIKKYREEGRTIVYLDETFIHSSYSVQKCWQSESEEGALVRDYGMGRRWIIAHAGTTDGFINKALLLFKSQTKSSDYHDDMNSDNFIKWLEKQVLPNLPPKCVIVMDNAPYHTVQTNKSPNMTSLKADMVEWLQNKGLLFSPNLTKNVLYELIKKNKPEPIYKADELIKLHGHDVLRLPPYHADLNPIELVWSVMKRRFAEKNVGQRDDQVESLIRESFGSISNDIWKKECSHVIKIEDDYILKDKIIDEGSDRFLLWVGSEESDSDSEHSSNIEEDMIPLHLIDHNYY, from the exons ATGCCGAAGGTGGTAAAAAGTGTTAAAAGACAAACTATTCTTCAAGTTTACGCATTTTGTGAGAAAGAAAAGACTGAGAACAAGCTGATTATTCCATTGCAACAAGTTCGTGCCCGAGTTGCCGCCATGACCG ATGTATCCGAATCTACTGTGACCAGGATTTTGAGACAAGAAAGAGAGTCCAGTTCTGTTTCGGGTGTGCCTGGTCCGTCAAAAGTAACGACACCAGGAAAGACGCGACCAAATCGCGATAAGAAGATCAAGATTGATGACTTCGATGCTAGTGCAATTCGAcaaaaaattatgtcattttaCGCTGTAAGAAAAGAAATCCCTACATTAAACAAATTACTTGTCGAATTACGAGAGGAAATAAATTTTGAAGGTGGGCGTACTACACtatggaaaatattaaaacaacttggatataaatataaaaagtgtcAATCAAAACGAAAAATGTTAGTGGAGCGAACAGATATAGCTACCTGgcgatttaattatttaagtgaaattaaaaaataccgaGAAGAGGGGCGGACTATAGTTTATTTAGACGAAACTTTTATACATTCGTCATATAGTGTGCAAAAATGTTGGCAGTCAGAGTCTGAAGAAGGTGCATTGGTCAGAGATTATGGTATGGGTAGGCGATGGATAATTGCACACGCAGGAACTACAGATGGCTTCATTAATAAAGCATTACTGCTATTCAAATCGCAAACAAAATCATCCGACTACCATGACGACATGAATAGCGATAACTTTATAAAATGGCTGGAAAAACAAGTTTTACCAAACCTGCCACCTAAATGTGTGATTGTGATGGACAATGCCCCATATCATACTGTGCAAACAAATAAAAGCCCTAATATGACAAGCCTCAAAGCAGATATGGTAGAGTGGCTTCAAAACAAGGGGCTGTTGTTTTCAccaaatttgacaaaaaatgttttgtatgaattaattaaaaaaaataaaccagaGCCTATATATAAAGCCGacgaattaataaaattacatggtCATGATGTTTTACGACTGCCCCCATATCATGCAGATTTAAATCCGATCGAATTAGTATGGAGTGTAATGAAGAGACGGTTTGCAGAAAAAAATGTGGGCCAGAGGGATGATCAAGTGGAATCACTTATACGAGAATCATTTGGCTCAATAAGCAATGATATTTGGAAAAAAGAGTGCtctcatgtaataaaaattgaagatGATTACAtacttaaagataaaataatagacGAAGGAAGCGATCGCTTTTTATTGTGGGTTGGTAGTGAAGAAAGTGATAGTGACAGTGAGCATTCAAGCAACATTGAAGAAGATATGATTCCTTTACACCTTAttgatcataattattattaa
- the LOC123667238 gene encoding uncharacterized protein LOC123667238, whose protein sequence is MDQDTFNELLEMVRPMITKKNTVMRQAVSAEERLAITLKYLTTGESFISLCDVFKVSPQIISYIIPEVCQAIIDGLSEYVKVPRTSNEWKKVADRYLNRWNVPNCLGSMDGKHVKIQCPPRSGSEYFNYKTYFSIVLFALVDADYKFLYANVGCQGRISDGGVFNNSALCRMLNNNSLNLPDNKPLPGRNVPVPYFFLGDDAFALQTHIIKPYNGNHTKRSPKRVFNYRICRGRRVVENVFGQLTSKFQIFKRPIQLCPQKTAIVTLACVHLFNYIKKKYTAKRI, encoded by the exons ATGGATCAAGACACTTTTAATGAATTACTTGAAATGGTGCGTCCAAtgattacaaagaaaaatacagttatGCGTCAGGCTGTGTCTGCTGAAGAACG ATTagcaataacattaaaatacctgACTACGGGCGAATCATTCATTAGCCTATGTGACGTGTTCAAAGTATCTCCTCAAATTATTTCATACATTATCCCAGAAGTATGCCAAGCTATAATCGATGGCCTTTCGGAGTATGTAAAG GTTCCGAGAACTTCAAACGAATGGAAAAAAGTTGCAGATAGATATCTGAATAGATGGAATGTTCCTAATTGCCTTGGATCAATGGACGGAAAACACGTAAAAATTCAATGTCCACCAAGAAGTGGAAgtgaatattttaactataaaacTTATTTCAGTATTGTACTATTTGCATTAGTGGATGCAGATTACAAGTTTTTATACGCTAATGTGGGATGTCAGGGTCGTATTTCAGATGGCGGTGTTTTTAATAACTCTGCGTTATGCAGAATGTTAAATAACAATTCTTTAAATTTGCCGGACAACAAACCTCTACCTGGGAGAAATGTACCagtgccatatttttttttgggtgATGATGCTTTTGCATTACAAACCCACATTATAAAACCTTACAATGGTAATCACACAAAAAGATCTCCCAAAAGAGTTTTCAACTATCGTATATGTCGAGGACGAAGAGTAGTTGAAAATGTGTTTGGGCAGTTAACCAGCaaatttcaaatattcaaaAGACCTATCCAGCTATGTCCACAAAAAACTGCTATTGTGACATTGGCCTGTGTACATTTgttcaattatataaaaaaaaaatatacagcgAAACGAATATGA
- the LOC123666727 gene encoding uncharacterized protein LOC123666727 produces the protein MEWDDEKCLTLINLYHEKEVLWNSKHPDHKSRPKRFDSLNEIANHFNTNVSEIERKIKNLTSQYYREKKKVTDSKKSGIGTDCVYQSKWFAYKSFSFLQNKNTTTATIDSETSNESSVVQPQQNDSSHSFADDTIKRPRKNLNNEMISQALNIMKSVSDRQNQTQEKDEDTLFGEYIAAKLRKMDKATNAIVKHRINNIIFETEIGYHTDMYADYARPSSSRSHPGYYTGSPNDQPNAYPSNRSSSVYSTITSPNHQHSTTTNPDNQPNTNPSSLYPINISPHPQLPGVESSVPVALDESSNSERISSQDLENVFKSLHEK, from the exons ATGGAGTGGGACGACGAAAAATGTCTTACGTTAATTAATCTTTATCATGAGAAGGAGGTATTGTGGAATTCAAAACACCCAGATCATAAAAGTCGACCAAAGCGTTTCGACTCATTGAATGAAATAGCAAAccattttaatacaaatgtatcagaaatagaaagaaaaattaaaaacttgacAAGTCAGTATtatagagagaaaaaaaaagtgacTGACTCAAAAAAGTCGGGTATCGGTACAGATTGTGTTTATCAGAGCAAGTGGTTTGCATataaatcatttagttttttgCAAAACAAGAATACTACTACTGCCACGATCGATTCT gaGACATCAAACGAGAGCAGTGTTGTACAACCCCAGCAAAATGATTCATCTCATTCATTTGCCGATGACACGATTAAACGTCCCAGAAAAAATCTAAACAATGAAATGATTTCACAAGCTCTGAATATTATGAAATCTGTCTCCGATCGACAAAATCAAACACAAGAAAAAGATGAAGACACTCTTTTTGGAGAATATATTGCAGCAAAACTGAGAAAAATGGATAAAGCAACAAATGCAATAGTAAAACATcgaattaataacattatttttgaaaCCGAAATTGGATATCACACAGATATGTATGCAGATTACGCAAGACCCTCTAGCTCCCGTAGTCATCCAGGTTACTATACAGGTTCTCCAAATGATCAGCCAAATGCATATCCTTCTAACCGCTCATCATCTGTATATTCTACTATAACGAGCCCGAATCATCAGCATTCTACCACCACAAATCCTGATAATCAGCCAAATACAAACCCTTCATCTCTATATCCCATCAACATAAGCCCTCATCCGCAACTTCCTGGAGTTGAATCTTCAGTACCAGTAGCGCTTGATGAAAGTTCTAATAGTGAACGTATAAGCAGCCAAGATTTAGAGAACGTTTTTAAATCCCtacatgaaaaataa
- the LOC123667239 gene encoding histone-lysine N-methyltransferase SETMAR-like: protein MDGISSVYGDSCPGKTMVYKWHSLFKTRRESLEDDPRPGSSIEVTTPELIRKVEKLVLNDARLKKKQLAEMVSARWVPRMLTPPQKQQCVECSCAFFDLCNQDKDGVLSQIVTEDETWVHHYEPESKQDSMQWHKKGTAPPKKFKVSQSAGKLMATVFWDSEGILLIDYKDKGVSITGEYYASILERLKEAIKQKRRGKLTKGVLLLHDNAPVHKSRVALAALLKVGFDILNHPPYSPDLAPSDYYLFPKMKKELRGKKFITDDEVKEAVSAYFEDKDKTFFYEGINKLIERSEKCVRLAGEYIEKEKSFGFFISTTYPSFREHKNAPS, encoded by the exons ATGGATGGGATCTCATCGGTTTACGGTGACTCTTGTCCAGGAAAAACCATGGTGTACAAGTGGCACAGTTTGTTTAAAACGAGAAGGGAATCCCTTGAAGACGACCCGAGGCCGGGCAGTAGCATCGAGGTGACCACGCCAGAACTTATCCGAAAAGTCGAAAAACTTGTACTCAACGATGCTCGACTAAAGAAGAAACAACTTGCAGAAATG GTCAGCGCAAGATGGGTACCGAGAATGCTCACGCCGCCGCAAAAACAACAATGCGTAGAGTGTTCATGTGCATTTTTCGACCTCTGCAATCAAGACAAGGATGGTGTATTGAGTCAAATTGTTACTGAAGACGAAACTTGGGTTCATCATTATGAACCTGAGTCGAAACAAGACTCTATGCAGTGGCATAAAAAGGGCACAGCACCCCCCAAGAAGTTTAAGGTGTCACAGTCAGCTGGGAAACTCATGGCAACGGTCTTTTGGGACTCAGAAGGAATATTATTGATCGATTATAAAGATAAAGGTGTTTCTATAACCGGAGAATATTACGCTTCAATCTTAGAGCGATTAAAAGAAGCCATTAAACAGAAAAGACGGGGAAAATTGACGAAAGGTGTGCTGCTTTTGCACGACAATGCGCCCGTCCACAAGAGCCGCGTTGCGTTGGCTGCCCTGCTTAAAGTGGGCTTCGATATTTTGAACCACCCACCCTACAGCCCAGACCTGGCCCCGAGTGATTATTATCTCtttccaaaaatgaaaaaagagctGCGGGGTAAAAAATTTATCACCGATGATGAAGTTAAGGAGGCAGTTTCAGCGTATTTTGAGGACaaagacaaaacatttttttatgagggtataaataaattaattgaaagatcTGAAAAATGTGTCCGTCTTGCAGGTGAATatattgaaaaggaaaaatcatttggtttttttatttcaaccacTTACCCTTCATTCCGCGAACATAAAAACGCTCCctcgtag